In Papaver somniferum cultivar HN1 chromosome 1, ASM357369v1, whole genome shotgun sequence, a genomic segment contains:
- the LOC113282420 gene encoding 4-alpha-glucanotransferase, chloroplastic/amyloplastic-like isoform X2: MSISRSLCLLQPTPISSNKSFLPYRFKKFDKNLCTSSTGLKWGVARKKGMLFSMNAVSAEDFAVNVGEDLPENYGDWFPEKDVKDKRRAGILLHPTSLHGNYGIGDLGDDVFNFLDWLHDAGCSVWQVLPLVPPGRKANEEGSPYSGQDANCGNTLLISLEELVKDGLLNKDELPEPMDAERVKFEAVANVKEPLIAKAAERLIQSEGDLNEQLEEFRKDPEISGWLEDAAYFAAIDNSLNTFTWNEWPEPLKNRHIVALEGIYETESDFINNFIAQQFLFQRQWHKVRKYAQSKGIRIMGDMPIYVGYHSADVWANKKQFLLNRSGFPVLVSGVPPDAFSETGQLWDSPLYDWKAMEAVGFSWWVQRIRRAHDLYDEFRIDHFRGFAGFWAVPAESKIAMFGKWKAGPKKALFDAIFKSVGKIDIIAEDLGVITEDVVQLRKAIGAPGMAVLQFGFGGDSENPHLLHNHESDQVAYTGTHDNDTVRGWWENLKEEEKSSVLKYLAISEEVWKLELEIT; encoded by the exons ATGTCGATTTCTCGTTCACTATGTCTACTACAACCAACACCAATTTCTTCAAATAAATCTTTTCTTCCTTATCGATTTAAAAAGTTTGATAAAAATTTATGTACTTCTAGTACTGGATTGAAATGGGGAGTTGcaaggaaaaaaggaatgttaTTTTCCATGAATGCAGTTTCTGCTGAAGATTTTGCTGTAAATGTAGGAGAAGATTTACCTGAAAATTACGGAGATTGGTTTCCTGAGAAAGATGTTAAAGATAAGAGAAGAGCTGGAATTCTTCTTCATCCAACATCTTTACATGGGAATTATGGTATTGGTGATCTTGGTGATGACGTTTTTAACTTCTTGGATTGGCTTCATGATGCTGGCTGTTCTGTCTGGCAg GTACTTCCTCTTGTTCCACCAGGTAGGAAGGCTAATGAAGAAGGGTCCCCTTACTCTGGCCAG GATGCGAATTGTGGGAATACGCTATTGATATCTCTTGAAGAGCTAGTTAAGGATGGTTTATTGAACAAGGATGAGCTTCCGGAACCAAT GGATGCAGAGCGAGTGAAATTTGAAGCTGTTGCTAATGTAAAGGAACCTTTAATAGCCAAG GCTGCAGAAAGGCTCATTCAGAGTGAAGGGGATCTCAATGAACAGCTTGAAGAATTTCGTAAAGACCCTGAAATTTCTG GATGGCTCGAGGATGCAGCTTATTTTGCTGCAATTGACAACTCTTTAAATACCTTCACTTGGAATGAGTGGCCTGAACCTTTAAAAAATCGCCATATCGTGGCTTTGGAAGGAATCTACGAGACAGAAAGTGACTTC ATAAACAACTTCATTGCTCAACAGTTCTTATTCCAAAGGCAATGGCATAAAGTTCGCAAATATGCACAGTCAAAGGGAATCAGGATAATGGGGGACATGCCTATTTATGTAGGTTATCACAGCGCAGATGTCTGGGCAAATAAGAAACAATTCTTATTG AACAGAAGTGGTTTTCCAGTCCTCGTTAGTGGTGTTCCCCCTGATGCCTTCAGCGAAACTGGTCAATTGTGGGACAG TCCGTTATATGATTGGAAAGCTATGGAGGCTGTTGGCTTTTCTTGGTGGGTACAGAGAATTCGTCGTGCACATGATCTCTATGATGAATTCCGGATAGATCATTTTCGAGGATTCGCTGGATTTTGGGCTGTTCCTGCAG AATCAAAGATTGCAATGTTTGGCAAATGGAAG GCAGGACCGAAGAAAGCATTATTTGATGCCATCTTCAAATCTGTTGGAAAGATCGATATAATTGCAGAGGACCTG GGAGTCATAACGGAGGATGTTGTTCAACTAAGGAAAGCGATTGGAGCACCTGGAATGGCTGTCCTCCAATTTG GTTTTGGAGGGGACTCGGAAAACCCTCATTTGCTTCATAACCATGAGAGTGATCAAGTGGCATATACCGGTACTCATGACAATGACACG GTTCGAGGCTGGTGGGAAAActtgaaagaagaagagaaatcaaGT GTACTCAAGTATCTCGCAATAAGCGAAGAAG TTTGGAAATTGGAGTTGGAGATTACCTAG
- the LOC113282420 gene encoding 4-alpha-glucanotransferase, chloroplastic/amyloplastic-like isoform X1: MSISRSLCLLQPTPISSNKSFLPYRFKKFDKNLCTSSTGLKWGVARKKGMLFSMNAVSAEDFAVNVGEDLPENYGDWFPEKDVKDKRRAGILLHPTSLHGNYGIGDLGDDVFNFLDWLHDAGCSVWQVLPLVPPGRKANEEGSPYSGQDANCGNTLLISLEELVKDGLLNKDELPEPMDAERVKFEAVANVKEPLIAKAAERLIQSEGDLNEQLEEFRKDPEISGWLEDAAYFAAIDNSLNTFTWNEWPEPLKNRHIVALEGIYETESDFINNFIAQQFLFQRQWHKVRKYAQSKGIRIMGDMPIYVGYHSADVWANKKQFLLNRSGFPVLVSGVPPDAFSETGQLWDSPLYDWKAMEAVGFSWWVQRIRRAHDLYDEFRIDHFRGFAGFWAVPAESKIAMFGKWKAGPKKALFDAIFKSVGKIDIIAEDLGVITEDVVQLRKAIGAPGMAVLQFGFGGDSENPHLLHNHESDQVAYTGTHDNDTVRGWWENLKEEEKSSVLKYLAISEEGDISWTLIRVLLSSVARTAIIPMQDILSLGSSARMNIPATQFGNWSWRLPSSLSFNDLEPKAKKLRDILSMYGRVSS; this comes from the exons ATGTCGATTTCTCGTTCACTATGTCTACTACAACCAACACCAATTTCTTCAAATAAATCTTTTCTTCCTTATCGATTTAAAAAGTTTGATAAAAATTTATGTACTTCTAGTACTGGATTGAAATGGGGAGTTGcaaggaaaaaaggaatgttaTTTTCCATGAATGCAGTTTCTGCTGAAGATTTTGCTGTAAATGTAGGAGAAGATTTACCTGAAAATTACGGAGATTGGTTTCCTGAGAAAGATGTTAAAGATAAGAGAAGAGCTGGAATTCTTCTTCATCCAACATCTTTACATGGGAATTATGGTATTGGTGATCTTGGTGATGACGTTTTTAACTTCTTGGATTGGCTTCATGATGCTGGCTGTTCTGTCTGGCAg GTACTTCCTCTTGTTCCACCAGGTAGGAAGGCTAATGAAGAAGGGTCCCCTTACTCTGGCCAG GATGCGAATTGTGGGAATACGCTATTGATATCTCTTGAAGAGCTAGTTAAGGATGGTTTATTGAACAAGGATGAGCTTCCGGAACCAAT GGATGCAGAGCGAGTGAAATTTGAAGCTGTTGCTAATGTAAAGGAACCTTTAATAGCCAAG GCTGCAGAAAGGCTCATTCAGAGTGAAGGGGATCTCAATGAACAGCTTGAAGAATTTCGTAAAGACCCTGAAATTTCTG GATGGCTCGAGGATGCAGCTTATTTTGCTGCAATTGACAACTCTTTAAATACCTTCACTTGGAATGAGTGGCCTGAACCTTTAAAAAATCGCCATATCGTGGCTTTGGAAGGAATCTACGAGACAGAAAGTGACTTC ATAAACAACTTCATTGCTCAACAGTTCTTATTCCAAAGGCAATGGCATAAAGTTCGCAAATATGCACAGTCAAAGGGAATCAGGATAATGGGGGACATGCCTATTTATGTAGGTTATCACAGCGCAGATGTCTGGGCAAATAAGAAACAATTCTTATTG AACAGAAGTGGTTTTCCAGTCCTCGTTAGTGGTGTTCCCCCTGATGCCTTCAGCGAAACTGGTCAATTGTGGGACAG TCCGTTATATGATTGGAAAGCTATGGAGGCTGTTGGCTTTTCTTGGTGGGTACAGAGAATTCGTCGTGCACATGATCTCTATGATGAATTCCGGATAGATCATTTTCGAGGATTCGCTGGATTTTGGGCTGTTCCTGCAG AATCAAAGATTGCAATGTTTGGCAAATGGAAG GCAGGACCGAAGAAAGCATTATTTGATGCCATCTTCAAATCTGTTGGAAAGATCGATATAATTGCAGAGGACCTG GGAGTCATAACGGAGGATGTTGTTCAACTAAGGAAAGCGATTGGAGCACCTGGAATGGCTGTCCTCCAATTTG GTTTTGGAGGGGACTCGGAAAACCCTCATTTGCTTCATAACCATGAGAGTGATCAAGTGGCATATACCGGTACTCATGACAATGACACG GTTCGAGGCTGGTGGGAAAActtgaaagaagaagagaaatcaaGT GTACTCAAGTATCTCGCAATAAGCGAAGAAGGTGATATATCGTGGACCCTTATACGTGTTTTACTCTCCTCGGTGGCTAGAACTGCCATCATACCCATGCAAGATATCCTTAGTCTGGGAAGTTCGGCAAGGATGAATATTCCAGCTACACAG TTTGGAAATTGGAGTTGGAGATTACCTAGCTCGTTGAGTTTCAATGACCTGGAACCCAAGGCAAAGAAGCTGAGGGATATTCTTTCAATGTACGGAAGAGTGTCCTCATAG
- the LOC113327094 gene encoding uncharacterized protein LOC113327094, whose amino-acid sequence MWNQKTQDRSLKDTFVDKCLVKGRDAERVKFEAVASVKEPLIAKAAERLILSEGELMKQLEEFRKEISDTTKTSLKSTIGMRTYFQTEHYHMVVIFMMNQHHLLILFSCKDLPMSARSFMT is encoded by the exons ATGTGGAATCAAAAAACGCAAGATAGGTCACTGAAAGATACATTCGTTGATAAGTGCCTGGTGAAAGGGAG GGATGCAGAGCGTGTGAAGTTTGAAGCTGTGGCTAGTGTAAAGGAACCTTTAATAGCCAAG GCTGCAGAAAGGCTCATTCTAAGTGAAGGGGAGCTCATGAAACAGCTTGAAGAATTTCGTAAAGAAATTTCTG ACACTACAAAGACAAGTCTGAAGTCGACGATTGGGATGAGAACTTATTTCCAAACCGAACACTACCACATGGTGGTGATATTCATGATGAACCAGCACCACCTCCTTATATTATTCTCATGCAAGGACCTCCCAATGTCAGCAAGATCCTTTATGACTTGA
- the LOC113282433 gene encoding uncharacterized protein LOC113282433 isoform X2, whose product MPEPEIILYISKVGIHLNCGGDYLERSFGTPCTKIYYVESSDEILRSIKLFIPIGVYDEYCVTNMLISKFDFSSMTRVEVTSLDGHVLFLSGTTRLCCSAKELGYARGWVYFTQPREMSFCKYDLEDKTFMLSMPCPDLPKPWFSPNWLMIPTTLWDDDSSNTKVIENSSLAISPIRPRTSINNDDDEKEDDIEEARPPWHTLSEDILWFLSSYLSPLDYTHLRAVCRNYRSVFPIKDWRKFCSTRTLRTNVLSPWMVFPKDNESVYSFINPVHNDENYLTSIPELLKGLTIRCSKERRLVTHV is encoded by the exons ATGCCTGAGCCTGAAATCATCCTCTATATAAGTAAAGTTGGTATTCATCTCAACTGCGGAGGTGACTATTTAGAGAGAAGCTTTGGCACTCCTTGTACAAAAATATATTATGTGGAGTCTTCTGATGAAATCCTCAGAAGTATAAAACTTTTCATTCCTATAGGTGTTTATGATGAATACTGTGTAACCAATATGCTGATATCCAAGTTTGATTTCTCGTCAATGACTCGGGTGGAGGTGACAAGTTTGGATGGTCATGTCCTCTTTCTCAGCGGAACTACTAGACTGTGTTGCTCGGCCAAGGAATTGGGTTACGCACGTGGTTGGGTGTATTTTACTCAACCTCGTGAGATGAGCTTTTGCAAGTATGATTTAGAAGATAAAACTTTTATGCTTTCAATGCCATGTCCAGACCTGCCGAAGCCGTGGTTCTCCCCTAACTGGCTCATGATTCCTACAACACTCTG GGACGACGACAGTAGCAATACTAAGGTAATAGAAAACTCTAGCTTAGCAATATCACCAATTAGGCCAAGAACCAGTATAAACAATGATGACGATGAGAAGgaggatgatattgaggaagcaAGGCCACCTTGGCATACACTTAGCGAAGATATACTGTGGTTCTTATCAAGTTATCTAAGCCCGTTGGATTACACACATTTACGTGCTGTTTGTAGAAACTATCGGTCGGTATTTCCTATAAAGGATTGGAGAAAATTTTGTTCTACTAGGACCTTACGAACCAATGTTTTATCTCCGTGGATGGTTTTTCCCAAGGATAATGAATCTGTGTACAGTTTTATAAACCCAGTGCATAATGATGAAAATTACCTCACCAGCATCCCTGAATTGCTAAAAGGTTTAACAATTCGCTGCTCGAAAGAAAGGCGGTTGGTTACTCATGTCTAA
- the LOC113282433 gene encoding uncharacterized protein LOC113282433 isoform X1, protein MPEPEIILYISKVGIHLNCGGDYLERSFGTPCTKIYYVESSDEILRSIKLFIPIGVYDEYCVTNMLISKFDFSSMTRVEVTSLDGHVLFLSGTTRLCCSAKELGYARGWVYFTQPREMSFCKYDLEDKTFMLSMPCPDLPKPWFSPNWLMIPTTLCRDDDSSNTKVIENSSLAISPIRPRTSINNDDDEKEDDIEEARPPWHTLSEDILWFLSSYLSPLDYTHLRAVCRNYRSVFPIKDWRKFCSTRTLRTNVLSPWMVFPKDNESVYSFINPVHNDENYLTSIPELLKGLTIRCSKERRLVTHV, encoded by the exons ATGCCTGAGCCTGAAATCATCCTCTATATAAGTAAAGTTGGTATTCATCTCAACTGCGGAGGTGACTATTTAGAGAGAAGCTTTGGCACTCCTTGTACAAAAATATATTATGTGGAGTCTTCTGATGAAATCCTCAGAAGTATAAAACTTTTCATTCCTATAGGTGTTTATGATGAATACTGTGTAACCAATATGCTGATATCCAAGTTTGATTTCTCGTCAATGACTCGGGTGGAGGTGACAAGTTTGGATGGTCATGTCCTCTTTCTCAGCGGAACTACTAGACTGTGTTGCTCGGCCAAGGAATTGGGTTACGCACGTGGTTGGGTGTATTTTACTCAACCTCGTGAGATGAGCTTTTGCAAGTATGATTTAGAAGATAAAACTTTTATGCTTTCAATGCCATGTCCAGACCTGCCGAAGCCGTGGTTCTCCCCTAACTGGCTCATGATTCCTACAACACTCTG CAGGGACGACGACAGTAGCAATACTAAGGTAATAGAAAACTCTAGCTTAGCAATATCACCAATTAGGCCAAGAACCAGTATAAACAATGATGACGATGAGAAGgaggatgatattgaggaagcaAGGCCACCTTGGCATACACTTAGCGAAGATATACTGTGGTTCTTATCAAGTTATCTAAGCCCGTTGGATTACACACATTTACGTGCTGTTTGTAGAAACTATCGGTCGGTATTTCCTATAAAGGATTGGAGAAAATTTTGTTCTACTAGGACCTTACGAACCAATGTTTTATCTCCGTGGATGGTTTTTCCCAAGGATAATGAATCTGTGTACAGTTTTATAAACCCAGTGCATAATGATGAAAATTACCTCACCAGCATCCCTGAATTGCTAAAAGGTTTAACAATTCGCTGCTCGAAAGAAAGGCGGTTGGTTACTCATGTCTAA